Proteins from a single region of Chloroherpeton thalassium ATCC 35110:
- a CDS encoding CDP-alcohol phosphatidyltransferase family protein → MDGKFLTFSNFLSILRILLIPPFLYFLHQDERLLAFVVMLIAIATDWFDGQVARWTNTVSDFGKVLDPLADKLCALGTAGYFLWIGEIPIWFAGLVVFRDFVIFIGGIIVKSRYKIITTALPTGKWAVGFMAMMFIVMVWPNPPFVVEPVKMAFMYAAALLLMVSFVQYLIRVYHIVNGQAYRNL, encoded by the coding sequence GTGGACGGTAAGTTTTTAACCTTTTCAAATTTTTTAAGCATTCTCCGAATCCTTTTGATTCCACCATTTTTATATTTTTTGCATCAAGATGAGCGGCTACTTGCATTTGTTGTTATGCTGATCGCGATCGCAACTGATTGGTTCGACGGCCAAGTTGCGCGTTGGACAAACACCGTTTCGGATTTTGGCAAAGTGCTTGATCCTTTGGCCGATAAGCTTTGCGCTCTTGGAACAGCGGGCTATTTTTTGTGGATCGGTGAAATTCCGATTTGGTTTGCGGGATTGGTGGTTTTCAGGGACTTCGTGATTTTTATTGGTGGCATCATTGTGAAAAGCCGATACAAAATAATTACCACAGCCCTTCCTACTGGAAAGTGGGCTGTGGGTTTTATGGCAATGATGTTTATCGTGATGGTTTGGCCAAATCCACCATTTGTTGTTGAACCGGTGAAAATGGCCTTCATGTATGCTGCGGCTTTGCTCTTGATGGTTTCGTTCGTGCAGTATCTAATTCGGGTGTATCACATTGTGAATGGGCAAGCGTACCGAAATTTATAA
- a CDS encoding sugar phosphate nucleotidyltransferase translates to MSLAIAIMAAGKGTRMKSSLAKVLHQAQGKPMIEHVLETSKMLNPKKIVLIVGHQADAVKEATLAFGADYALQEPQLGTGHAVMQTEAALKDFAGNVLILSGDVPLVTAKTLQHLLDTHNETGATATVLTAELDDPTGYGRVIRDASGAEVHKIVEHKDASDEERDINEINSGIYVFEKKALFDALSRIDNHNAQSEYYLPDVFKIFFADGKKVTAVKTSDFDEIRGVNTVEQLTEAENILNARETTV, encoded by the coding sequence ATGTCACTTGCTATTGCGATTATGGCTGCCGGAAAAGGCACTCGCATGAAATCCTCGCTGGCAAAAGTTTTGCATCAAGCTCAGGGAAAACCGATGATTGAGCATGTTTTGGAAACTTCCAAAATGCTGAATCCAAAAAAAATCGTGCTGATTGTTGGACACCAAGCAGATGCTGTGAAAGAAGCCACCCTTGCATTCGGCGCGGATTACGCGCTTCAAGAACCGCAACTTGGCACCGGACATGCTGTAATGCAAACAGAAGCTGCGCTAAAAGATTTTGCAGGAAATGTCTTGATTCTTTCCGGCGATGTGCCATTGGTAACCGCAAAAACACTCCAACACCTTCTCGATACACACAATGAAACTGGCGCCACAGCCACCGTTCTCACTGCCGAATTGGACGATCCGACCGGCTATGGGCGCGTGATTCGCGATGCGTCAGGCGCTGAGGTTCACAAAATTGTAGAACATAAAGATGCTTCCGACGAAGAGCGAGACATCAACGAGATTAATTCCGGCATTTATGTGTTTGAGAAGAAAGCGCTTTTCGACGCACTTAGCCGAATTGATAACCACAACGCTCAAAGTGAGTATTATTTGCCAGACGTGTTTAAGATTTTCTTTGCTGATGGGAAAAAAGTCACTGCCGTTAAAACAAGTGACTTTGACGAAATTCGCGGCGTGAATACGGTGGAACAGCTTACCGAAGCTGAAAACATTTTAAACGCCAGAGAGACCACCGTTTAA